The following proteins are co-located in the Spirosoma montaniterrae genome:
- a CDS encoding heparinase II/III domain-containing protein — protein sequence MKTYTRLLLTGFFLLMLQPVFAQSDSVRATTSLPDHPRLLLLKGEEKTLLRTIQTDSVWLRVHQTILQECDRMLTTAPVQRIQIGRRLLDKSRECLRRVFFLAYAYRMTGQKSYRDRAEQELLAVSAFTDWNPSHFLDVAEMTMAVAIGYDWLYNDLSETSRTKLRDALLTKGLQPSLETRYSGWQNASHNWNQVCNAGMAFGALALFDQPSAARPNVARPDLMPYIINRAIRTVTKPMADYAPDGAYPEGYSYWGYGTTFNVLLISALEKAFGSDFGLTAQPGFRQTAQYLLHMTGPTGASFNYSDAGRGGSIQPAMFWFAQKQKDPSLLWVERDHLAPAQAKSMLRERVLPAMLVWGNAFMLSQLPKPTQTAWVGGGKNPVALFRSSWQDSTAVFVGLKAGSPSVNHGHMDVGSFVMEADGVRWASDLGMQEYNSLESRGMNIWGKEQNAQRWQVFRYRNHVHNTLTVNDSLQRTNGYAAIASHADTPSFQHAITNLSTLYAGSLQTARRGVALLNGQYVVVRDELTALAKPATVRWTMLTPADVTITGPNSAELRQQGKTLTLRVQEPAQVTMKTWTAEPPNDYDAPNPGMSLIGFEVTMPAGSSGALTVLLLPGATANQPLPPVRSLRDWPQTKAGK from the coding sequence ATGAAGACGTACACGCGCCTACTTCTGACGGGCTTTTTCCTCTTAATGCTACAACCTGTATTTGCCCAGTCCGATTCGGTGCGGGCCACCACTTCCCTACCCGATCACCCGCGTTTGCTGCTGCTGAAAGGCGAAGAAAAAACCCTCCTGCGAACCATTCAGACCGATTCGGTCTGGCTGCGCGTTCACCAGACCATTCTTCAGGAATGCGACCGGATGCTGACCACCGCCCCTGTGCAACGCATTCAAATCGGGCGTCGGCTGCTCGACAAATCGCGCGAGTGTTTGCGTCGGGTATTTTTTCTGGCCTACGCCTATCGGATGACAGGGCAAAAGTCGTATCGCGACCGGGCCGAACAGGAACTACTGGCCGTGTCGGCGTTCACCGACTGGAATCCGTCGCATTTTTTAGACGTGGCCGAGATGACAATGGCCGTTGCCATCGGCTACGACTGGCTCTATAATGACCTGTCGGAAACATCACGGACGAAACTGCGGGACGCGCTGCTGACCAAAGGTTTGCAGCCATCCCTCGAAACCCGGTACAGTGGCTGGCAAAATGCCAGTCATAACTGGAATCAGGTGTGCAATGCCGGTATGGCATTCGGTGCGCTGGCCCTGTTCGACCAGCCGAGCGCGGCCCGGCCTAACGTGGCCCGGCCCGATCTGATGCCCTATATCATTAACCGGGCCATCCGCACCGTAACCAAACCTATGGCCGATTATGCTCCCGACGGGGCTTATCCCGAAGGTTATAGCTACTGGGGCTATGGCACAACGTTCAATGTTCTGCTTATCAGCGCGTTGGAAAAAGCATTCGGGTCCGATTTTGGACTAACGGCACAGCCCGGTTTCCGGCAAACGGCGCAATATCTGCTGCACATGACCGGGCCTACCGGGGCGTCGTTCAATTACTCCGACGCGGGCCGGGGCGGCAGCATTCAACCGGCTATGTTCTGGTTTGCGCAAAAACAAAAAGACCCATCCCTGCTGTGGGTCGAGCGCGATCATCTGGCTCCGGCACAAGCTAAAAGTATGCTACGGGAGCGGGTACTACCTGCTATGCTTGTTTGGGGTAACGCCTTTATGCTGAGTCAACTGCCCAAACCAACGCAAACAGCCTGGGTGGGCGGTGGCAAAAACCCGGTGGCCCTGTTCCGGTCATCGTGGCAGGATTCTACGGCGGTGTTTGTAGGGTTAAAAGCCGGATCGCCGTCGGTCAATCACGGACACATGGATGTTGGCTCGTTCGTCATGGAAGCCGATGGGGTCCGCTGGGCGTCGGATTTGGGAATGCAGGAGTATAATTCGCTCGAATCGCGGGGAATGAACATCTGGGGCAAGGAGCAGAATGCCCAACGCTGGCAGGTGTTCCGCTACCGAAATCACGTGCATAATACCCTCACCGTCAACGATTCGTTGCAACGTACCAACGGTTATGCGGCCATTGCCAGCCATGCCGACACGCCTTCGTTTCAGCATGCCATTACCAACTTATCAACGTTATACGCAGGTTCTCTGCAAACGGCCCGGCGTGGGGTTGCGCTGCTGAACGGGCAGTATGTGGTTGTGCGCGACGAACTTACGGCCTTAGCAAAGCCCGCTACCGTCCGCTGGACCATGCTGACACCCGCCGACGTGACCATCACCGGACCCAACTCTGCCGAACTGCGTCAACAGGGAAAGACGCTTACGCTGCGTGTGCAGGAACCCGCACAGGTCACGATGAAGACCTGGACAGCCGAGCCGCCAAACGACTACGACGCCCCCAATCCGGGCATGTCGCTGATTGGTTTTGAGGTAACGATGCCTGCCGGGTCGAGCGGAGCGTTAACGGTGCTGCTTTTGCCGGGGGCAACGGCCAATCAGCCCCTGCCGCCCGTTCGTTCGCTGCGCGACTGGCCGCAAACGAAGGCCGGGAAATGA
- a CDS encoding SusC/RagA family TonB-linked outer membrane protein, producing the protein MKTQLLRCRTAVTQRLLCSLLVLLGLSSATFGQTVSGRITASESGEGLPGVSVVLKGTTQGTTTDNNGQYTLKVPNTNATLVVSFIGYVRQEVAVRGRSTIDVTLLVDDKALDEVVVVGYGTQRKANLTGAVSTIDSKVIQNRPSTNVTNALQGTTPGLIVTRSSGQPGQEGLNIQIRGVTTANGAVPPLIILDGVTVPSNTLNTLNPNDIESMSVLKDAAAAAIYGAQAAGGVILVTTKKGKSGKVTFDYLAQYGTDWAINVPKRMGLLDEALYVNLGNRNAGINPEYTDFDLEQIRNNVPYVVNPADTSTYLYYGQEALTDQVLRKYTSMRTHNITARGGTDKFNFMVSGGFYEKQGIFKVGPDKNTRYNLRVNLGAQLTQHVSLEALMAYTNETTRQSSSAADGNLIYQIYRLRTRTPFFTPEGRYNGAGSAASTYAELESGGYNNLFKNHFDGTFTLRAANFIKGLSLRAVAGTQYRPENRNVFFRTVPLWGKSRILRYHNQVNSYQVTRDLTKNINLQFLADYNFKIGANHNFALLGGYQWEDFRFERVFTQANNLVSNDLPTLSLGDDLTKSNSETIRTYAFQSIFGRLNYNFADKYLFEATVRQDESSKLAPGLRTQIFPAASVGWNLHREGFFANRINFVSELKLRGSWGRLGGALGDVLGFYDYLNQLGRGNTLVLGDTRTSFIGQTFIPSASLSWETIETTNGGVDLGFFQNRLQASFDYYVKFNRNMLTPQQLPATIGIATPRKNNGELKSWGWELDLRYRDRIGKEFNYNVALNLSDNQNRLINFSGRRVVNAGFNNLIEGYPINTFWGYQTAGFFSTADEVKAHAFQDNRTGPGDLKYIDRNGDGRLTVGKGNTEDFGDLVLIGSDQPRWLFGGTFGFDIKGFDFLAFFQGVGERWFRPSTESIAPRLVTWKQPLALHADYWTPENPDALYPRPFTGATHNYVASDRWTLNGRYMRLKNLQVGYTLPASLTQKVKIARARFFFSGQDLFTVSALGGFKGYYDPETRNNVENDYPFFATASLGLNIGF; encoded by the coding sequence ATGAAAACACAACTACTTAGGTGCCGCACTGCCGTTACCCAACGCTTGCTGTGCAGTTTACTGGTTCTCCTCGGATTGAGCAGTGCGACCTTCGGTCAAACGGTATCGGGCCGAATCACCGCTTCTGAAAGTGGGGAAGGGTTGCCGGGTGTAAGCGTCGTATTGAAAGGTACTACCCAGGGTACTACGACCGACAATAATGGGCAGTACACGCTGAAAGTACCCAATACCAACGCTACGCTGGTGGTTAGCTTCATTGGGTACGTGCGGCAGGAAGTGGCCGTTCGGGGTCGCTCGACCATTGATGTAACGCTGCTGGTCGACGACAAAGCACTGGATGAAGTCGTCGTTGTCGGCTATGGTACGCAGCGCAAAGCCAACCTGACGGGGGCCGTCTCAACTATCGACTCGAAGGTGATTCAGAACCGGCCCAGCACGAATGTAACGAATGCTCTGCAAGGTACAACGCCCGGTCTGATTGTAACGCGCAGTTCCGGGCAGCCGGGGCAGGAAGGGCTGAACATCCAGATTCGGGGCGTTACAACCGCCAACGGTGCAGTGCCGCCCCTGATTATTCTGGATGGCGTAACCGTTCCGAGCAATACGCTCAACACACTGAACCCCAACGATATTGAAAGCATGAGTGTGCTGAAAGATGCTGCTGCTGCCGCCATTTACGGCGCACAGGCAGCCGGTGGGGTTATTTTAGTGACAACTAAAAAAGGCAAGTCGGGCAAGGTCACGTTCGACTATCTGGCGCAATACGGCACCGACTGGGCTATTAACGTACCCAAACGCATGGGCCTGCTCGACGAAGCCCTGTACGTGAACCTCGGCAATCGCAATGCAGGCATCAACCCCGAATACACGGACTTTGACCTCGAACAGATTCGGAACAACGTGCCCTACGTGGTGAACCCCGCCGATACGAGCACGTATCTATACTACGGACAGGAAGCTCTCACCGATCAGGTGCTACGGAAATACACCTCCATGCGTACCCATAACATCACGGCTCGTGGCGGCACCGATAAATTCAACTTTATGGTGTCGGGTGGTTTCTACGAAAAACAGGGCATTTTTAAAGTAGGGCCAGACAAAAACACTCGCTACAACCTGCGTGTAAACCTCGGTGCCCAACTAACGCAGCATGTGTCGCTGGAAGCACTGATGGCCTATACCAATGAAACCACCCGGCAGTCGTCGTCGGCGGCAGATGGCAACCTGATCTACCAGATTTACCGACTCCGCACCCGCACGCCGTTCTTCACGCCCGAAGGCCGCTACAACGGGGCTGGTTCGGCAGCATCGACCTACGCCGAACTCGAATCGGGCGGCTATAACAACCTGTTTAAGAACCACTTCGACGGTACGTTTACGCTCCGGGCGGCCAACTTCATCAAAGGTCTGTCGCTGCGGGCGGTGGCCGGTACGCAGTATCGCCCCGAAAACCGGAATGTATTTTTTCGCACGGTACCGCTCTGGGGCAAGTCGCGAATTCTGCGCTACCACAATCAGGTCAACTCGTATCAGGTGACGCGCGACCTGACCAAAAACATCAACCTACAGTTTCTGGCCGATTACAACTTCAAAATTGGAGCCAATCACAACTTCGCGTTGCTGGGCGGCTATCAGTGGGAAGATTTCCGGTTTGAGCGCGTATTCACGCAAGCCAATAACTTGGTTAGCAACGACTTACCTACACTCAGCCTGGGCGATGACCTGACCAAGTCGAACAGCGAAACGATTCGGACGTATGCGTTTCAGTCGATTTTTGGACGACTCAACTACAACTTCGCTGATAAGTATCTGTTCGAGGCCACTGTTCGGCAGGACGAAAGTTCCAAGCTGGCTCCTGGCCTGCGCACGCAGATTTTCCCGGCAGCATCGGTCGGCTGGAACCTGCACCGCGAAGGCTTTTTTGCCAACAGAATCAACTTTGTCAGTGAGTTGAAACTGCGCGGTTCGTGGGGTCGTCTGGGCGGTGCGCTGGGCGACGTGCTGGGCTTTTACGATTACCTGAATCAGTTGGGACGGGGCAATACTCTCGTGTTGGGCGACACGCGCACGTCGTTTATCGGGCAAACGTTCATTCCGTCGGCGTCGCTCTCGTGGGAAACCATCGAAACCACCAATGGCGGGGTTGATCTGGGCTTTTTCCAGAACCGCCTGCAAGCCAGTTTCGATTACTATGTGAAGTTTAACCGCAACATGCTGACCCCACAGCAGTTGCCCGCCACCATTGGCATTGCCACGCCCCGTAAGAACAATGGCGAACTGAAATCGTGGGGCTGGGAACTTGACCTGCGCTACCGCGACCGCATTGGTAAAGAGTTTAACTACAACGTGGCACTCAACCTGTCGGACAATCAGAACCGTCTCATCAATTTCTCGGGTCGGCGGGTTGTCAATGCCGGGTTCAACAACCTGATCGAAGGCTACCCCATCAACACATTCTGGGGCTACCAAACCGCCGGGTTCTTCAGCACCGCCGACGAAGTAAAAGCCCATGCCTTCCAGGATAACCGCACCGGACCGGGCGACCTGAAATACATTGACCGCAACGGCGATGGTCGGCTAACGGTAGGCAAAGGCAATACCGAAGATTTTGGGGATCTGGTACTGATCGGCTCCGATCAGCCCCGCTGGTTGTTTGGCGGTACGTTCGGGTTCGATATCAAAGGTTTCGACTTTCTGGCTTTCTTCCAGGGCGTTGGCGAACGCTGGTTCCGCCCTTCCACCGAGTCGATTGCCCCACGGTTGGTGACGTGGAAACAGCCGCTGGCTCTCCACGCCGACTACTGGACACCCGAAAACCCCGACGCACTTTATCCACGTCCGTTTACGGGTGCCACCCACAACTACGTGGCCTCGGACCGCTGGACACTCAACGGGCGGTATATGCGCCTGAAAAATTTGCAGGTGGGGTACACGCTGCCCGCTTCGCTGACCCAAAAGGTAAAAATTGCACGGGCGCGGTTCTTCTTCTCCGGGCAGGATTTATTCACGGTTTCTGCTTTAGGCGGCTTCAAAGGCTATTATGACCCCGAAACCCGGAATAACGTCGAGAACGATTACCCCTTCTTCGCTACGGCCTCGCTGGGCTTAAACATCGGATTCTAA
- a CDS encoding RagB/SusD family nutrient uptake outer membrane protein, whose product MIQSFSTILSKTVAKPFRYAGVAALLLLASCEVDRLPETAISDDVFWRSEADLKQAANYLYTWMPSFNNADVWSDDAFGLASNGVSDGSRLPPATDGGYNIPYALIRAANNIIEKAPRASTASVSAIERYTAEARFFRALGYFQLVQRYGGVPLILKTLTDASPELQQPAATREQVVDQMYQDLDFAALKLPTPTQLGNADYGRISNTAALAFKARVALFEGTRAKFHTYGEPAKHLNVALAAAKAVIDSRQHDLFGNYFNLFQYEGEGRQNRENVMVRQFGVSLTDRVSTHGFYRGTLENGNMNPTKVLVDAYLMKDGLPITKSPLYKTPTTTLEIFANRDNRLSETVMKRGDPMMATKPVFDVANLAFNKTGYMFRKFANIDDWNTQASRIDYPVLRYAEVLLTYAEADFELDNQISDADLELTVNRLRTRGGIAKLTNAFVAANGLDMREELRRERRVELAMEGFRYWDLIRWKTAETELPKPVLGIYFFKSEFPPATVNLTPDNFVLVQTANFRKFDPARDYLFPLPINELSLNPALKQNPGW is encoded by the coding sequence ATGATTCAGTCTTTTTCAACCATACTCTCGAAAACCGTTGCCAAACCCTTTCGGTACGCGGGGGTGGCGGCTTTGCTGCTACTGGCATCCTGCGAGGTAGATCGTTTACCGGAAACAGCCATCAGCGACGATGTGTTCTGGCGGTCGGAAGCCGACCTGAAACAGGCAGCTAACTACCTCTATACATGGATGCCGAGTTTCAACAACGCAGACGTTTGGTCAGACGATGCCTTCGGGCTGGCATCGAACGGCGTCAGCGATGGGTCGCGGCTTCCGCCCGCGACCGATGGTGGTTATAACATACCCTACGCCCTGATTCGGGCGGCTAACAACATCATCGAGAAGGCTCCGCGTGCGTCGACGGCGAGCGTGTCTGCAATAGAACGTTATACCGCCGAGGCTCGCTTTTTTCGGGCATTGGGCTATTTTCAACTGGTACAACGGTATGGCGGGGTGCCGCTGATTCTGAAAACGCTGACCGATGCCTCGCCGGAACTACAGCAGCCCGCAGCCACCCGCGAACAGGTAGTTGATCAGATGTATCAGGATTTGGATTTTGCTGCGTTGAAACTGCCCACCCCTACCCAACTTGGCAACGCCGACTATGGGCGCATCTCCAACACGGCGGCACTGGCGTTCAAGGCGCGGGTGGCCTTGTTTGAGGGCACACGAGCCAAATTTCATACCTACGGCGAACCGGCCAAACACCTCAATGTAGCCTTAGCCGCAGCCAAAGCCGTAATCGACAGTCGGCAGCACGATTTGTTTGGTAACTATTTCAACCTGTTTCAGTACGAAGGCGAAGGCCGGCAAAACCGCGAAAACGTGATGGTGCGGCAGTTCGGCGTGTCGCTGACCGACCGCGTATCGACGCACGGTTTCTACCGGGGAACGCTCGAAAACGGCAACATGAACCCCACAAAAGTGCTGGTCGATGCGTATCTGATGAAAGATGGGTTGCCCATTACCAAATCGCCCCTCTATAAGACGCCAACTACAACGCTGGAAATTTTTGCCAACCGCGATAACCGCCTGAGCGAGACGGTTATGAAACGGGGTGATCCAATGATGGCAACCAAACCCGTTTTCGACGTAGCCAATCTGGCCTTTAACAAAACAGGCTACATGTTCCGCAAATTCGCCAATATCGACGACTGGAATACGCAGGCATCCCGCATCGACTACCCGGTGCTGCGCTATGCCGAGGTGCTGCTGACCTACGCCGAAGCCGATTTTGAGCTGGACAACCAAATCAGCGACGCCGATCTGGAACTGACCGTCAACCGGTTGCGAACACGCGGGGGCATTGCCAAACTGACCAACGCGTTTGTAGCCGCCAACGGACTCGACATGCGGGAGGAACTCCGGCGCGAACGGCGCGTGGAACTGGCAATGGAAGGTTTTCGGTACTGGGACCTGATTCGCTGGAAAACCGCCGAAACTGAGCTTCCCAAACCGGTGCTGGGCATTTACTTTTTCAAATCGGAGTTTCCGCCCGCCACGGTCAACCTGACGCCCGACAATTTCGTTCTGGTACAAACCGCCAATTTCCGCAAGTTCGACCCGGCGCGGGATTACCTTTTCCCGCTACCCATCAACGAACTTAGCCTGAACCCGGCTCTAAAACAGAATCCGGGCTGGTAA
- a CDS encoding DUF3822 family protein yields MSLAPTVAVRSSVFDPAKTAQSVLCLEVGRDRFRFLVQDSRKQGCYLEDYPFSSLLTDRPLTEMLPDVFRHHPVLSAGPWQQIRVSVNSPSFTLIPKPLYRKEYAGSYLSLMRGNTLPAHEFAQTYSHESEGFLSVFNLAHPLADYFSEVYPLQPLTFVHQTSALIQATANLSRHALNAQSLYLYFEDEFVTIICREAEQLRYCNRFGYKTTQDLAYYVLYVLSELNLSVEDTAVLLFGEITPFADAYTELSRFLPNLTFGHAPNGLTLTDEFDDLPDHRYLSLYGLVLLND; encoded by the coding sequence GTGTCTCTTGCGCCCACTGTTGCTGTCCGCTCCTCCGTTTTTGATCCGGCTAAAACGGCTCAGTCTGTTTTGTGTCTGGAAGTTGGGCGAGATCGGTTTCGGTTTCTGGTGCAGGACAGCCGTAAGCAGGGTTGTTATCTGGAAGATTATCCGTTTTCATCACTCCTTACCGACCGGCCCCTGACTGAGATGCTCCCCGACGTGTTCCGGCACCATCCCGTACTGTCGGCGGGACCGTGGCAGCAGATCCGCGTCAGCGTTAATTCGCCGTCGTTTACGCTCATTCCTAAACCGTTGTACCGGAAAGAGTATGCCGGTAGCTACCTTTCGCTGATGCGGGGCAATACGCTGCCAGCGCATGAATTTGCCCAGACGTATAGCCACGAGAGCGAAGGCTTTTTGTCGGTGTTTAATCTGGCCCATCCGCTGGCCGACTATTTTTCGGAAGTCTATCCGCTTCAACCGCTAACGTTCGTGCATCAGACGAGCGCGCTGATTCAGGCTACGGCCAACCTCAGCCGACATGCCCTCAACGCGCAATCGCTGTACCTGTATTTTGAAGATGAGTTTGTTACAATTATCTGCCGCGAAGCAGAGCAACTGCGCTACTGCAACCGGTTTGGGTATAAAACCACGCAGGACTTAGCCTACTATGTTCTGTACGTACTAAGCGAACTAAACCTCTCGGTCGAAGATACTGCCGTTTTGCTGTTTGGCGAGATAACTCCATTCGCCGATGCCTACACCGAGTTAAGCCGCTTTCTGCCGAATCTGACCTTCGGTCACGCACCCAACGGCCTCACACTCACCGACGAATTCGATGATTTGCCCGATCACCGGTATCTAAGCCTGTACGGGCTGGTGCTGCTGAACGATTGA
- a CDS encoding NUDIX domain-containing protein: MTQILDKPRQEVIKLYGNRQRLRVCGLYREDSRLLMVRHRGIGPTDTFWCPPGGGTHFGETAPDALVREFAEETGLDVTIGELLFVNEFMQPPLHALELFFAVEVQGGSLRQGLDPEMADDEQIIQEVRLMTFEEIKRYPPHEVHALFQYCDSLDDVFTLRGYLHK, from the coding sequence GTGACGCAAATACTTGATAAGCCCCGGCAGGAGGTGATTAAATTGTACGGAAACCGGCAGCGGCTGCGCGTTTGTGGGTTATATCGGGAAGACAGCCGGCTGCTGATGGTTCGGCATCGGGGCATCGGCCCAACCGATACATTCTGGTGTCCGCCCGGTGGCGGTACGCACTTTGGCGAAACCGCACCCGATGCCCTCGTGCGCGAGTTTGCCGAAGAAACCGGCTTAGACGTAACCATTGGCGAATTGCTGTTTGTCAACGAGTTCATGCAACCTCCGCTACACGCCCTCGAACTGTTTTTTGCGGTGGAGGTTCAGGGCGGTTCGCTGCGGCAGGGTCTCGACCCCGAAATGGCTGATGATGAGCAGATTATTCAGGAAGTGCGGCTGATGACGTTCGAGGAAATCAAGCGGTATCCGCCCCACGAGGTTCACGCGCTGTTTCAGTATTGCGACTCGCTCGACGATGTATTTACGCTTCGGGGGTATTTGCATAAATAA
- a CDS encoding CBS domain-containing protein: MKIRQILQGKAVNALYTVSSDQTVLEALKLMADKNIGAVLVVDKGVLTGIFSERDYARKIILKDRHSDDTRIADVMTARVITIEPEQTLDECMQIMSDKHIRHLPVMDKGELTGIISINDVVTAIIREQKNQISSLESYISGSPY; this comes from the coding sequence ATGAAAATTCGCCAGATACTTCAAGGCAAAGCTGTTAATGCGCTGTACACGGTTTCGTCGGATCAAACCGTACTTGAGGCCCTCAAGCTTATGGCCGACAAAAACATCGGGGCCGTGCTGGTTGTCGATAAAGGTGTGCTGACGGGCATTTTCTCCGAACGCGACTACGCCCGCAAGATCATTCTGAAAGACCGCCACTCCGACGATACCCGCATTGCCGACGTAATGACGGCGCGGGTGATCACCATCGAACCCGAACAAACGCTGGACGAGTGTATGCAGATTATGTCGGATAAGCATATTCGCCACCTGCCCGTCATGGACAAAGGCGAACTGACAGGCATTATTTCTATTAATGACGTGGTTACGGCTATTATACGCGAACAGAAAAATCAGATCAGCTCGCTCGAAAGCTATATCTCAGGAAGCCCTTATTAG
- a CDS encoding ATP-dependent DNA helicase, producing the protein MNDTQTAAQLLAKRFPYKPTPGQKQFFEQIGTFITREEFERYRDCFLLRGYAGTGKTTLVGTLINVLPRFGYKSILLAPTGRAAKVMSNYAKKPAQTIHRKIYRQVADPASGTLAFQRQKNYHENTLFIVDEASMISDEADFGGKGLLTDLVEFVFENEGNKLLLVGDMAQLPPVGRDLSPALDRSFLSASFDMTVFEQELTEVMRQDEESGILYNATNLRLLLDPIESTPKAVGFDALLNDNAPAQSADAPNIQLNVRSFGDVYKMPMNKLEDGIQYAYNKYGRENTVILCRSNKTAVQYNQFVRRMIDQCEEELDAGDMLMIARNNYTTLDEDAPAGFLANGEFAEVLKIRNKEELHGFRFATVTLRLVDYEEQPDFEAKIILDTLHSPTPSLSSEQHRALYESVQKDYFYIKSKKERAEAVRRDPYLNALQVKFAYALTTHKSQGGQWSAVFIDQGYLPDGQVNQEFVRWLYTALTRATDEAFLMNFNPAFFG; encoded by the coding sequence ATGAATGACACGCAAACGGCAGCCCAGTTGCTGGCGAAACGTTTTCCGTATAAACCAACACCCGGTCAGAAGCAGTTTTTTGAGCAGATCGGCACCTTCATCACCCGCGAAGAGTTTGAGCGATACCGCGATTGTTTTTTGCTGCGCGGCTATGCCGGTACGGGTAAAACCACACTCGTTGGCACGCTCATCAACGTACTTCCCCGCTTTGGCTACAAGTCTATTTTGTTAGCACCCACGGGCCGGGCCGCCAAAGTGATGTCGAACTATGCCAAGAAACCGGCGCAGACGATTCACCGCAAAATCTACCGGCAGGTGGCCGACCCTGCGTCGGGAACACTGGCCTTTCAGCGGCAAAAAAATTACCACGAAAATACGCTCTTTATTGTCGATGAAGCATCGATGATTTCCGATGAGGCCGACTTTGGAGGCAAGGGACTGCTGACCGATCTGGTTGAGTTTGTCTTTGAGAATGAAGGCAATAAGCTGCTGCTCGTGGGCGATATGGCGCAGTTGCCGCCCGTAGGCCGCGACCTTAGCCCGGCCCTCGACCGAAGTTTTCTGTCCGCATCGTTCGACATGACCGTGTTTGAACAGGAACTGACCGAAGTGATGCGACAGGATGAAGAATCGGGCATTCTCTATAACGCTACCAACCTGCGCCTGCTGCTCGACCCTATCGAATCGACGCCCAAAGCCGTAGGGTTCGACGCGCTCCTGAACGACAACGCCCCCGCTCAGTCTGCCGATGCGCCGAACATTCAGCTCAACGTTCGGTCGTTTGGCGACGTGTATAAGATGCCGATGAATAAGCTCGAAGACGGCATTCAGTATGCCTACAATAAATACGGTCGGGAAAATACGGTGATTCTGTGCCGGTCGAACAAAACGGCGGTGCAGTACAACCAGTTTGTTCGGCGAATGATCGATCAGTGCGAAGAAGAACTTGACGCGGGCGATATGCTGATGATTGCCCGCAACAACTACACTACGCTCGATGAAGACGCGCCGGCGGGTTTTTTAGCCAACGGCGAATTTGCCGAAGTCCTGAAAATCCGAAACAAAGAAGAGCTGCACGGGTTTCGATTTGCAACGGTTACGCTGCGATTAGTCGATTACGAAGAACAGCCCGATTTCGAAGCTAAAATCATTCTCGACACGCTGCATTCGCCCACGCCCTCGCTCAGTTCGGAGCAGCACCGGGCGTTGTATGAAAGCGTACAGAAAGATTATTTTTACATCAAAAGCAAGAAAGAACGCGCCGAGGCCGTTCGGCGCGACCCGTATCTGAATGCTTTGCAGGTAAAATTTGCCTACGCACTCACCACGCACAAATCGCAGGGTGGGCAGTGGAGCGCGGTATTCATCGATCAGGGGTATTTGCCCGACGGACAAGTGAATCAGGAGTTTGTGCGCTGGCTCTACACCGCCCTGACCCGCGCCACCGACGAAGCGTTTTTAATGAATTTCAACCCGGCATTTTTTGGGTAA
- a CDS encoding DUF4126 domain-containing protein: MSIDWIMSACIGVGLAACCGFRVFVPMLIASIATKLGIIGTIGGFEWLGGWPALVGLSVATLAEVGAYYIPWLDNLLDTVATPASIIAGTLLSTSFLPIDNPVLHWGLGLMLGGGSAGIVQAGTSLLRLGSTATTGGLANPVVATGENVASFGLSILTVLLPLVAAVLIAAVIVFIISRLVAKRRVWFTRKS, from the coding sequence ATGTCTATCGACTGGATTATGAGTGCCTGTATCGGCGTGGGGCTGGCGGCTTGTTGCGGCTTCCGGGTGTTTGTGCCGATGCTGATTGCGAGTATTGCCACCAAACTTGGTATCATTGGCACCATCGGCGGGTTTGAGTGGCTGGGCGGCTGGCCTGCACTGGTTGGCCTGAGCGTGGCAACACTGGCCGAAGTGGGCGCGTATTACATTCCCTGGCTCGACAACCTGCTTGACACCGTAGCTACGCCCGCGTCGATTATTGCCGGTACGCTGCTCAGCACGTCGTTCTTACCTATCGACAATCCCGTCTTGCACTGGGGGCTGGGCCTGATGCTGGGCGGTGGCTCGGCGGGCATTGTGCAGGCCGGAACGAGTCTACTCCGGCTCGGCTCAACCGCTACGACGGGTGGGCTGGCAAACCCGGTAGTAGCAACGGGCGAAAACGTAGCCTCGTTCGGTTTGTCTATCCTGACCGTGTTGTTGCCGCTCGTGGCCGCCGTGCTGATAGCTGCCGTTATTGTCTTCATTATTAGTCGGTTAGTGGCAAAACGACGCGTGTGGTTTACGCGAAAAAGCTGA